A window from Drosophila miranda strain MSH22 chromosome Y unlocalized genomic scaffold, D.miranda_PacBio2.1 Contig_Y2_pilon, whole genome shotgun sequence encodes these proteins:
- the LOC108158381 gene encoding mitochondrial sodium/calcium exchanger protein yields the protein MVIGAWTRSLHHHDACNKVNHLPEPQRCRFVRDTADCRDNMYLFNYLTWHYCHVDSRNKFNAFWSMLAMTVFASYIFWMMQISVGAYFCPILKVLADTFRMNENVAGVTLLTIANGSSDLFTAVAGMLVFSKWGFLVSMTQSLFQHTFVAGMVILTRPFYVEPCYFLRDFGFLFLNTAFMDFIHKRESGITKLGAIPGALIYLVHVFVAVIDQRLLTARVHQLQKIEDSEQQAEQLEELKRQTELGVHRERIDLNASRGSANRHLFQQFWESLFRFDKDKFRRGSFGVRFYLLVKEPMEMLLRLLVPVVDVERPNHGWSKLLCCLQFIIAPTYIFFILLKDVSVLGTAAYIMTFYIMLPLGCLIFWRTRTDTTPKFFRFTAILGLIAVIFLIFFLTSEVMAMFFTIGTIWHLSQSFVMATAICWTINAGDLVASITLARQGFPRMAYAATFSSPVFGTFVNLALPLALETTVRSVGNAFTAEEGSYGETACIFVEVGLVFTLMSALTTNFQMRRACGMLLVVYYLFFLAYLLLLETDVIHAYGVDD from the exons ATGGTCATTGGTGCTTGGACACGCAGTTTGCACCATCACGATGCATGCAACAAGGTGAACCATCTGCCAGAGCCGCAGCGCTGCAGATTCGTAAGGGACACTGCGGACTGCAGGGATAATATGTACCTGTTCAACTACCTCACGTGGCACTACTGTCACGTGGACTCGCGGAACAAGTTCAACGCCTTTTGGAGTATGCTGGCCATGACCGTCTTTGCCAGCTACATCTTCTGGATGATGCAGATATCCGTGGGGGCATA CTTCTGTCCCATCCTCAAGGTACTGGCGGACACCTTTAGAATGAACGAGAACGTGGCTGGCGTGACGCTGCTGACAATAGCCAATGGGTCTTCGGATCTGTTTACGGCTGTGGCCGGGATGCTGGTCTTCTCGAAGTGGGGCTTCCTCGTGTCCATGACGCAGTCACTGTTCCAGCACACATTCGTGGCAGGCATGGTGATACTCACGCGCCCCTTTTACGTGGAGCCGTGCTACTTTCTGAGGGACTTTGGCTTTCTCTTCCTAAACACAGCCTTCATGGACTTCATCCACAAGCGGGAGTCGGGCATCACAAAACTGGGAGCCATTCCCGGGGCCCTCATCTATTTGGTCCACGTTTTTGTGGCCGTCATAGATCAGAGACTGCTGACGGCTCGCGTTCATC AGCTGCAGAAAATTGAGGACAGCGAACAGCAGGCGGAGCAACTGGAGGAGCTCAAGAGGCAAACGGAGCTGGGTGTCCACCGCGAGAGGATCGATCTCAATGCTTCCCGTGGAAGTGCAAACAGGCATCTCTTCCAGCAGTTCTGGGAATCGCTCTTCAGGTTCGACAAGGACAAATTCCGGCGCGGGTCTTTTGGAGTCCGATTCTACCTGCTCGTCAAGGAGCCCATGGAAATGCTGCTTCGTCTGCTGGTCCCAGTAGTGGACGTGGAGAGGCCCAATCACGGCTGGTCCAAGCTGCTCTGCTGCCTGCAGTTCATCATCGCCCCCACCTACATTTTCTTTATATTGC TGAAAGATGTCTCAGTTTTGGGCACGGCCGCCTACATAATGACCTTCTACATAATGCTACCCTTGGGCTGCCTCATCTTCTGGCGCACTCGCACTGACACCACTCCAAAATTCTTCAGG TTCACGGCCATCCTGGGCCTAATTGCCGTCATCTTTCTGATATTTTTCCTCACCTCCGAGGTGATGGCGATGTTCTTCACCATCGGTACCATCTGGCACTTGAGCCAGTCCTTTGTCATGGCCACCGCGATCTGCTGGACAATCAACGCTGGCGATCTTGTGGCCAGCATAACGCTAGCACGTCAGGGATTTCCCCGCATGGCATATGCGGCCACCTTCTCCTCGCCAGTGTTTG GAACCTTTGTCAATCTGGCTCTGCCCCTGGCCCTGGAGACGACCGTGCGCTCCGTGGGAAATGCATTTACA GCGGAAGAGGGCAGCTATGGGGAGACTGCCTGCATCTTCGTGGAGGTGGGCCTGGTCTTCACGCTGATGTCCGCTCTGACCACCAACTTCCAGATGAGACGCGCCTGCGGCATGCTCCTCGTGGTCTACTATCTGTTTTTCCTGGCatatctgctgctgctcgagacCGATGTGATCCATGCGTATGGTGTGGATGATTAG